Proteins from one Desulfonema limicola genomic window:
- a CDS encoding ABC transporter permease: MYFVRKNTYYFSLLLGIILFSFLLFHIIPTDPARIILGPNADEQQVNSLRKELGLDKPLIIQFISYLRQIAGFDFGKSFVDGRLVYDEIVDKLGVSLFMICCCLFITIFYSFLSILFPLSNRLFKVLNFLFISTPSFFSGLIVALIAVRYLPFFSFSGSFESVSDYIFFLPPAFVLSLYPMAILSKILANEMEEILKKPYILAARAYAFNEKKICYIYALKNAVIPYLAAISNQLPMLFTGAFIVEIIFSVPGIGSLLIKSVLERDFPMLEAIIILNGIIFILTNIFFENLYPLIDPRIRKK, translated from the coding sequence ATGTATTTTGTAAGAAAAAATACATATTATTTTTCTTTATTGTTAGGTATTATACTATTTTCTTTTTTGCTGTTTCATATTATTCCCACGGACCCTGCAAGAATCATATTAGGGCCCAATGCTGATGAACAGCAGGTAAACAGCCTGAGAAAAGAATTGGGCTTAGACAAGCCCCTGATTATCCAATTTATATCTTATCTGCGTCAGATTGCCGGATTTGATTTTGGTAAATCCTTTGTTGATGGCAGACTAGTTTATGATGAAATTGTGGATAAATTGGGTGTATCCCTGTTCATGATCTGCTGTTGCCTTTTCATCACAATATTTTACAGTTTTTTATCCATCCTCTTTCCCCTTTCAAACCGATTGTTCAAAGTATTAAACTTTCTTTTTATATCTACCCCTTCCTTTTTCAGTGGTCTGATTGTTGCGTTAATTGCTGTGAGATATTTACCCTTTTTTTCTTTCAGTGGTTCTTTTGAGAGTGTCTCAGATTATATTTTTTTCTTACCCCCTGCCTTTGTCCTGTCATTGTATCCTATGGCTATTCTTTCAAAAATTTTGGCAAATGAAATGGAAGAAATACTAAAAAAGCCCTATATTCTTGCAGCCAGGGCTTATGCGTTTAATGAAAAAAAAATCTGTTATATATATGCACTTAAAAACGCAGTTATTCCTTATTTGGCGGCTATATCCAATCAATTGCCGATGCTCTTTACAGGCGCATTTATTGTCGAAATTATCTTTTCCGTACCCGGTATTGGTTCCCTGCTGATCAAATCAGTTCTTGAAAGAGATTTTCCGATGCTGGAAGCCATTATTATCCTGAATGGAATAATATTTATTCTGACTAATATTTTTTTTGAAAATTTGTATCCTCTCATAGATCCGAGAATCAGAAAGAAATGA